The following DNA comes from Rhipicephalus microplus isolate Deutch F79 chromosome 6, USDA_Rmic, whole genome shotgun sequence.
TATGCATACCCACTGCTGCCATTCGCATGCTCAAGGAAAGCAAAATCACCTTCTCCAGCTACTCTATTATGCTCACACCGGGCCATAAAACTTTTACAGGAACCCAGCCTGCCGACGCCATTGGCTGAGGATACGCCGACCGGGGAGCGCAAAACGACGAGTAACCAGCCAGAGATACTAGACACTATAAAGCAGTTTTGGAGCACCAGAGAGCCCTGAGGAGGATATACTCCCTCTCCCACGAAGACCTAAACGGAGAAcagtcggttgcctggagacagctgcagactaatacgtaccccaatctAAGTCTTCCGAGTAAAATCTATTCAGCAATATACGCCAACTAATGCGCGCAATGCGGAGCACCCCATACGCTTTATCACCGGTCATGGGCTTGCGAACACAGACACGTatagtgccaagaaactgtacacaaATGCAGGAGTGGTGGATGAAAGCGATCTCttgctctaagcctgaagaacagctcaagctgatcgacagagcttgcaagatggcaaaaGCCAAAGGGGTtctggactgagggctccacctttgatgaaaaaaaaagtttgaaataAAGTTTTGCATTGGAATACTGGATCTATTTGAGGGCATCGCTCACGAGAACAAAGTTGGGATGGCCCCCGAAGGTGACACCAGGGCGGCGCTTGCGCCTAAATTCAAAGTCCAATCTACCTGTGGACCAAACCGTCCACACTCCAAGGGACCAGCAGCAAACTGATGCCGGACCACTGGATAGTCCCTGAAGACGTCTAGCAAGGAGCTAGGCGTACACGGAAAgcaccatgctccgggcctacttCCTAGTTTTTTAGTATGTAACGATGTGTAATGACTTCAAACTGTGCTTTGCAACCTTAAACGTTCGAGGTTTTGCCTCCAAGAAAAAGCAGGCTCAAGTGTACCACCTGTCAAATAATCAAGATATTGACGTGTTAGCCGTGCAGGAAACAAAAGGGGAAGGTAAGGAAAAGACGCGGAGCATGATGTTGTGGTTTACGTCTAAATATTACTCCATGTTTACTCACGCGAATGGAACTTTTGCCGGCTGTGTGCTTTTCAGTGAAAATAATCCGGGATTGATTGTTCAAAGCCATTTCTCTTGTGACTCCGGCAGAATAGTTATTCGTGATTTTAGAAACGAGTAAAATTGAATGGCGCGTCATTTATTGTCTATGTGCCTCACGTAGAGGAGGAGCGAGAAACGTTCTTTTCATTAATTAAGCCACAATAATGGACCCCAAAACAGCTTGTTTTATTGGGAGATTTCGATTGTGTAGTGAGCGCGAAGGATAGAAATAACAACCGCCGTCTGCTAGATTTAAGTGTTGAAGTGTTCTAATACTTGGTAAATGTATCCGACCTGAATGATGTAGCGGAGTGCCTCGAGGCAGGTCGCAAAGTTCGTTTTACGCATTTCAAGGAACCAGTCACGCACGCCTTGATGGCCTATACAAGGCTTGGAAGGGGATATCTATGAGCAATAGTTACACAGTTTTACCTGTTTCTTTCTGTGATCATTGTCTTGTACTTTGTAATGTGGGagctaaacaaaaacaaaacaaatttagTAGGAATTTATTGAAGTTTAACGCTAAACTCCTTCGGGGCGACAATTTTATTAAGTTTGTGATAGACAAAATTAAAAACAATAAGGTGATCGGCACCTGTATTATTGGCGAGGAGGTGCAAATAATAAAGCAAAGCGTTAAAAATGAAAGCCATACTGAAATGTAGTGCTTTAAAACATgaagaaaatattaaaaaaatggaCTCAGAACAACACTTAATAAATGAATAGCACTAGAAAGTAAGGAGCCCGGGCAAATAAAGAATATATTTGAATGATCAAACGACAAATTGAGCTATTTGAGCAGGAACGCTACACAGGAGCCCTTTTTCGAGCGAGAGCTGAAAAATGGGCTGTGGGGGAATCTCTTACGAAGCGTGCGCTTGAAATCGAGAAATCAAAAGCGCATCGTAATCACATCAACAAATTAGAGAAAAATGACATTCTGCTAAATACTAACAGCACTAGGCATGCTTTGCTTTTATGGCATTCGTCATAGAGGTGCTCCTAGCAGAAGGAGttgacaaaagcagttttttaaatatttttcttACAATAACCAGACATTGGTTGGCTATATGTTGGTTGGTATATGTTGGCTATATTCTTCTGAACGCGTTGATTAAACATTTTTGAAGCTGCAACAGAGGCACCTCGAATGAACGGAATTCATTGTACAGTGAAGTGTAAATGTGCTGCCAAGCACAAAGTTTATTCAGGAATTATACAAAAAAGACATGCAGATCTCACGCATTGTGACATTCATCTCATGTTCTGGTagcaaacgttacgaggtaaATGGAGGATCTGGTGTGATAAAACCAGTAATTGTGCACGAAGTGAGCACAACCACAGGCTCTGTGATTGGTTTAGCGGCTTCTTAGTGCTTTCAAATGTCATTGGCAGGTGTCATGATTCGACGCGACCTTGCAACCCAAGATTCACAATGCTTATTGCAGCACAAAGCTTAATTCAGAAGCGCCTTCCCGAGGACATTCGCTACCCAAAAGAATGGCAGCTCAAATGCAGCCGCTACTTCGTTCGGCTGAGCAAGCCCGAATCTTGACGCTTTAGCGAGGAACTAACAACATATTTCAAGACACAGAGGACAAACTGGGTCTTCGTAGGCATGATACATCTGATTAATTATTGCGAACGCGTGGCTCTAGTAGATACGTTGCAACTGGTAAATCCCAAACAGTAAGTTCACCTCACGTCTTTCGCACGTTAGAGTAAGTTTTCCACGCTCGTAGGAAGATTTTACTGCATTTTATGTGGAGTGTCTTAGCGTTAGATCAAAATAaactaatatttttttctttggaattACAAGTAGTGAAATTATTTTGGATGTTTTGCAGCCCATTATGAAGCTTATTATGGAAGATATTGTGAATGTATTTACATAAAAGATTTTATATCGTAATTTTTTGTGCAGCGATGAGCCATACTATGCTGAATGCACCGGTCCTCTTGTGATCACCGAaactaagcagcattgggctcagTTGCACTTGAGAAGAAGACTTTTCCTGTGATTTTAAGTTATTCGCCCGTAAGTTTATCGCAGCAGTAGCGCCTTATTAGTGAAAATTGATACATTTGAAAGGTGTTTGGCATATAATGAGGTGGTTCCTTTGCTTCGACCACGAAAACATTTTTTGCAGGGTGCGGTGGCAGTGTAGGTCTGGCTCAAGAGCTTACCTAGTCTTTCAATGGCTTCCGAGATTTCATCGAAGTCTCCTCCAGTGCCGTTACTTTGTTCTCGGGGTTTTGCCAGATACATGTTACTGTGCTGCTCATTCTCCTGGCTTTCGATGTCATACTCCAAGTTGTTGTCGCCATTTACTGTTTCCCTGGCTTCTATGGCTGTGTGAAATATAGTTATGCACAATGAAGGCAATATTTAAAATATAACTGTTTTCTATTGACGTATTTACCACGTCTCCTACAAAAGGTACACTTCGTACACATGCATTCTATGAAGAATTTGAGCCGGCTTTGTGTAGAACTGCCACTCTATAGAAAGGCCGTGTTTAATTCACATGTCTACCAGGTATTAACGATATCAGTAATGGTATGCATTTCGTAGTTAGATTGTTAGTGGATGACTGCTTGATCTACAGACAAATTAAGATCTCTCAAGATGCCTACCGATTTCTGTCTGACGTAGCAAATCTTAGTGAATGGTATATTGAGTGGCAAATTCAACTTTACGTAAATGAAACAAAAGCTATCAGGTTTAAAATAATGATCAACCTTGTGTTATACGACCACATATTGAACAACATACCCATAGATTGCGTATCAACAATAAAATACCTTGGTGTTCATTAAGGACAGGATCTATCATTGAACACTCATATAGAAGCAATTGTTTGTGAAGTATCGAGATCTCTTGGTTGCATAAGGCCACATTTGCATCCGGTGAACTCCGAGACTAAACATGCTTATAAGACCGTAGTACGCTCACAAATTGAATACACCTTCTTAATCTGGAATCCACATCAGGCCTACTTCATCAGGAGCTGGAGTCTGTACAAAATAAGGCTGCTCGCTCCGTCTGAAAAAACCTCTTGCAACCATCAAGCATAACTGATATGAAATCTTCCCTCTACATAGGTTCTCCAGAAAAGCACAGGATGATGAAACTGTTGTCTTTCTTTCATGAGCTATACTACAATCAGTCATTCCAGGATACCTTTATTATCAGGCCCGCTCGTCATATACCTTCACGACTAGATCAACTGTCTAAAATTGAACGCATTTCGTGCTTGAAATAATCTTTTCGGTCGTTACCACTTCTCATCGCCATTCGTGCATAGATCGCTTGGCGTACTGGCATCCCACATACTGTTAATCATGAgtcattttttattcatttaaagTAATTTCAAAATTGTAAGCTACTACTTATAACAACTTGTGTCCCTCCTCCGATGAAAGTACTTTTGATTATTAAGCGCTTGAATCGTGGTTGCTTTTCTTCTTGTGATTGCTTTATCTTAGTAATTGTTTACCCTTCCAATGCTTTGGTTTTATTTACTCTTGTTCATGTATTTTTTATTAAATTGCTTATATTTTGTCCACTACTTTCCTCAATATCCCCCCCCCTGTCTATGTGTTGCCTTCTGGGCTTTTAGAGTATATGAATATTAAACAGTGCGCGGCAGTGGACAGACGTTCTTCAGGGTTATCTTTTTAATTTGCCGGATATTGACGCAGAAGCGATTGAAGCCATCGTTCTTTTTGACGAAGACCACCGGAGAAgaccatgggctctgtgaagatTGAATGACACCTTCGTAGACTAGTTTGGCAATGGCGTGTTGTTCTATAGCGAACATGTGATATGCTCATTGCCGCAGCGTTTATTGAGACCAGTGTCAATGTTGCACTCGACTGCTAGGGCATGGCCTGACACAGCTGACGAAGCAGCGGACGGTTAGATGCTTGTGCTACGTTGAAAGAGGAGGGATGGTGCCAGGGGATGGTGAGGGGCATTGAAAGCTAGAGAAGTGTCAATTTTGCAGCGACGAATGGTCCAAATATGTATGTCCATTTTGCTCACGCAAAGAGACGACACGCAGTTTACATACGGTGGTAGAAGCCACATCTTCGAGACGGAAAAATTCAGGCAAAGTTGGTCGTCCTGACGTAGCCAATGCACACGTGACAAAGCAGAGATCGCGGGGGTGATTGATGATAGCAGATGGGCATTGTGGTGGAGATTTCATGAAGAGGCCGAGAACAGCAAAAGACAACGAGAAGAATATTTCAGTCATGACTATTTGAGATGGCGTGAAGATGACCATCCTGGCACTGCGCGAAACTGGCACGAACGTTAAAGAGCAAAGATGGATGCAGGTATCGCTGTTCGTGACTAGTTTAGCGGCAGATGCATTATCGACGAAGGCTCGTTCACTAAGTAGGCAGAATTAAACCTCAACCCAAGCAAAATCAATCAGGGCGTTGTGGCACGACAAAAAGTCCTATACCAAGCTAATGATACGCGAAAACGATGAAAGAACAATGAACCTTATTCTCTACAGAACGTCCTAAATAGTTACATTGGCTGAACATACAATGGTGGCGCATAGGGGATGAGCGTAAGTTAGTCGACCGAGGGCGGTGATCCTTCTGGTAGCGAGCTTGCGTTGGATAGAAGAATTGCAATGCTAGTTTGAGTCAAGCTGGAAGTAGTGTTGCTGGAGGTTTTCGTTGGCTACTTGCACCCGGCGCTGGCAATACCTCACGGCGCGTCCTCGTTATCGACTGCGAAGCCTATCAGGCGAAGGTTGACTCTGCGCTACAGGTTGGTAGTGCTGACGTCAATCTACTGGAGGGAAAGTGTGGGTTCAGTCACAGGACGCCAAAACGGTGGTGCGAGTACTGTGAAAAGGGGCATGGTGGCAGCAATGGCGTATGTGAGTGAAGCAGCAACAAGATTTTACTCGGGGGCCGCTGGTAGCGTCTCAGTGACCTCTCCTTCACTGATGCCACTGACAAAGAGAATGACGGCACTGTTGTGCTACGTTTGCTAGTGAAGGGCCCCTAAAGAGCTGTCTTACTATTTCGCCGAAGACAAACTATTTTATTTTGGCTCTTATACAGCAGCGCTTCATCGTGGCCGTTGTTCAGACTACACAGCGATGAAAAATCGTACGCTGGAGGACGGCTTGTCAATGCTCGCTGAATATGCAGTTCATCGTAGCTCAGACACAAGCGTTGAACGTCGCTAGCTATGGACTAAGCCTTCACCAAGAGCCCTTAAAAAGCAtcatcatcaatgcctttcattgtGTGCTTGATTTTTGCAGTTTCCATCATTGTGGTGTTCATGCATCTCCACAAGTCGGCAACGTCTTCAATACAACTGGTTATTGCTTTACCCTTTTCTTGTGCGTATGTGCGGAAACGCTGCTCAGCTCGGAGTTTTCAGATAGCAGGTCTGTTGAAGACAGTCTTTAATGATGTTGACGCCCGTTCTGCGGAAAATTGAAGGCTGCCGCTGGGGAAAACTGCCAGAATAGGTGCAGATGCGCAGCTGTTTATTTGTGTTCGGCTTCGCCAACACTCTGTGCCgaagtacaatatatatatatatatatatatatatatatatatatatatatatatatatatatatatatatatatatatatatatatatgtgtgtggggGTGCGGTTAGACGGGTTCCGTGGCCGAGGAAGCGTAAATGGCCTTCCTGGTGTAGCATCGCCGGAACGCTGAGGACGCACGAGCACCGGTGGTGTTCGCTTTAGGGCAGCGTTTCCGACAACGGCGCCAATATCAGGGAGAAATGAGAGACAACGCCTGTATTCGAGGCCGACTGTCCTTATTCTCCTCCAGCCGGATATGCGCCCATGCCTGAGCACTGCGCTTTTctcatcgtatatatatatatatatatatatatatatatatatatatatatatatatatattgagttaacttgcagatagcacattgaGTTAACTTTCAGAAGGACTTagtctgacgaaggccgtgccacggccgaaacgttagtaaatacgatccttttcttatgtgctatctgcaagttaactcaatatagaaaatacccggacctgtcgtgccttcccttcaagttctatatatatacctatgtatatatatatatatatgtatatatattgcgaCGCCTTTTTAATgaacttcggtgattttgagcgtacatctatctacctagccgctcacgtttgggtgctctcgtggttaccTCTTTACCTTGGCATGAACCATACTTAGCATGGGAGTGTAATaaaatggtttgacaaatatgacgcgctggtaaagtcatgaataatgtcacaatcccgtcccgtacgtcgtcaaacatttcccgccCGACAGTGGCACGTAcgcatgggcgggtatgtgccactggtatgcgggtatgtgctacaaaAGATTGACAGTATCAACACAGTAACGACGAGAACACAGATGGAccagaaatacccgacatcggtagcgctgACACGACAAATGCCAATAATAAATGaaagggtcccagctggaatcgagccgaagcattctgcgtgccaaCGATGCATTCTATTATAGAGCtgcgccaggtcttggaactacttttcaaatagacgctaatcgtcgtaaaacgtcaatagtggttgcagtgctgcgtagccaattttataaacactacaAGTGTACTtctttaatccagccgccacgtTAGGTTAACGTCAAAGATGGTTGGTTTGTTGCCATGCGCTGAGTTgccttatgtagcagtgtccagttCAGCATGCTCGCGAGCataagcgcttcatatcagcttctggtgttgctaatacgcatgatctagttggcatcgttgcgcaagtgcgaagaactggttatataaacatctgcaaacaTCTACAAACATCTGCAAATGTGTCTGTGTGAGCAACAAATGTACATATAATTAGCAGCGTCATTTTttgacatgtcgctcaataaatAATTGCAGCATGGTTACCTTCCttccgcacgcttcgcataacattgatatCAAGGCACGTGAGATCTGTCaatttatatatacacacatatatatatatatatatatatatatatatatatatatatatatatatatatatatatatatatatatatatatatatatatatacatacatatatatatatatatatatatatatatatatatatatatatatatatatatatatttatatatcatGAGAAATTAACGTTCATATAGCAGGCCGGATGTTCTTATCCTACTTCTTCTTTCTTTGCTTCCCGCTGGCCGAGTTCAAAAGTCTAAGCTCCGTTGCCGCGTTTCGTCAGTGCAGCTACAGAAATTGTCTCATGGGGCGGCATTGGGAATGTCATGGTGGTCGGTCACTTGTACCTCGCCAGCTGGCCTGTTCGAAGTCATATACTCAGGTGGTCGACAGTAACTAAATCGTTCTGGCCGCAGTCCTTGGCGACGTTGTGATTTGGTCCGGGCATCTGCCAGGAGTGTTTCTGGAGGGCATGGTTGGCTGCATCGTGGAGGTCGGTCTCGCCAACGAAACCACTTTCAGTGGGTAGATGCCAGAAATACATCTCGCCATCGCCTTCTGTTGTCTCATGGAGTCAGCGGTAGACACGGCAAGTTCGAAGAAAATCGCCGTAAACGTTTTCGAAGAGAAACACCGGTTGGCATAGCTTCTCGACTTTCTTTTCGGCTTTATTTAGGTAGTCGGTAACGTTCGCCTTCTGGTCACATCCAGGTGGACGTAGCTTTTGGAAAACGAAGAAACTGGATGCCATATCCAGGTTATTTTCGAGGGGGCTCAGTAGGCGTTGTGGTTCCTCAAAGTTTTTTTAGCTGTCGTTCACACGCGATGGTTGTTGTAGTGGTGCTCAAAACTCTATTTGGCCAAGGGATTCGGACACGTACGGCCCAGGGTTCCCGCAGGAcccccactgcgctatgcgttcatgagttcatgtagttgcatgacgtgggcggcccggtcaggGGTGGTCTTCTacttggccgggtccgtcgagTGCAGCAGGGTCTCCCATTCCTCACATGTGGTCAGTGGCTGCGGGCTGTACAGGAGAGGGTCCGCCAGGCATTCGAGAAGGATATGGGTAAGGGCAGTGTggggtgagtgcattgagcacagAACGGTGAGTATGTTCTTGGGTAGATGCGGGAAAGGAAAAAGGGGGAGGGAATCGTGTGAGTCGGGAGGCAGCGCCTTATTATCTGGTGAAAATT
Coding sequences within:
- the LOC119167618 gene encoding uncharacterized protein LOC119167618 isoform X3, with the translated sequence MTKVFLLLLLAAIAAGVFEAKGAIEARETVNGDNNLEYDIESQENEQHSNMYLAKPREQSNGTGGDFDEISEAIERLDLQAENTP